The Candidatus Tumulicola sp. region AGCCACGTTCCCGATAACAACGGCACGGGCTTGTTTTGTGAATAGAGGGCGAGAGCCGTAGCTGGGCCCAGAAAGCCTACCCATAAATCGGGGGTGAGGCGCCTAGGATCTTCGGAAGCCCAAATACTCAAGCCGCCGGTTCGTTGAAGTTGCAAGCGGAGCACGTTTGCCGCGGTTCGGCTTCTGCCCGATGCTCTTTGATACAAGCGCGGATATTTTTCTACCAGACGCCATAGTTCAAGTTCGCCGGCTATCCCGTGACAGTACACAGGGCTTCCAATCGATCTCGTACTCGAGCACAGATCCACACACCAATCGATTGCGCGCTTCAGTTGTTCGTCGTCGCCGAGTGCGGACAGCATACACCAGAGATATCCGGCGACTCCATGGCACCATGACGGCACCATGACGGCAGCATCGCTTTTACCAACTCGATGTCGAAGCGCCGATCCTCCTCGCACGCGACCGAAGCGATACAGGCGGTCGAACGTTTCGATCGCAAGGTCGGTCGCATCGGACTCGCCGGTCGCCTTCCCCCAGATCGACAACGCCAGGGCGATCCCAGCCGATCCGTGCGCCGCACCAGTGAGCGGCGGCTCGTTTGCGTCGCAACTCGGCCAAACGTAGAGCTTATCTTGTAATGAAGCGTTTTCGATCAAGCTCTTCGCGCAAGGCGCGGCACGATCGAGTAGGTTGCGATCGTCGAGAATTTGCGCGAGCAAACAACCGGCCCAAAGGACGCCCGCGCTTCCAGAGAACAAATCGAAGTCCCCTTCGACGGTCAGGCTCTTCGACAAATATTTGTGCGCCGCGGCTATAAAGGCCGGCTTCCGAAATCGCTTACCGGCTACGGCAAGCGCGACTGCAACTCCAGCATTTCCCGTGAAGAACCCGTTCGCGTTTGGTTCGGGTTCCCGGCTTTCGAGATGCTGTGCTCCACGAATGATATCCTCGTCAAAAATGCGAGTGCGGCACGCCTCGTCGATCGTCATGAGACCCAGAAGAATCCCGGCGCTTCCTATGTTTATCCCATGTAGGGGAGCCGCATCTTGGTCAGTTTCACTTTTCCAAACGCACCCGTTACCCATGTCTCGCCGGTAGCGCCGTGTGGCTACACCTGCTTCGACGGCGCTGCGTAGACACCAGCGCGTACGTCGGTCGCGACCCCGCGTCCGTTGAACGCTCGACGGCGTGAGATCCCGTAACCGAATGGCTGCTTCGGCCGCGCTCGGGCGACGTGAAGCGTCGAGTTGCAACAGTTCTCTTACAACTCGGACTGCCTGTGGATACCCGAGTTGTTGCAGGAGTCCCACGATGCGTCCGCCACCGATTGCTAATCCGGCCGGATCAATTTTTAGAAAAACGTGCGCGGCGCAAACTCCCAATGCGTAGACATCCATTGCCGGCGTTCTACGATCGGCGGCTTCGGGTGCGAGATAACCGACCGTTCCTCTCGACTCGCCAACTTTCGAATCGATCGGTACGGACAGCTCAAAATCGACGAGGCGAACGTTCGACTCTCTAGCGATCACGTTAGCCAACTTGACATCGCCGTGAATGAATCCGACCGAGTGGAGTTGAGCAATCCGCAAAGCCAACCACGACAGCGCACGCACTTGTGTTTCAAAGTCTAATTCCAGGTAATGCCGGCCCTCTACGTACTCCGTTACGAGGATTGCGAAATCACGATCGCAAGAATAGTCGACCGGGAGCGGCGCCAACTCGTCGAACGGCTGCAGCTTTTGCAAAACTGCGAATTCTTGTCCCAGTCCTACCGTCTGGAAATTTTCCGACTTACCGACGCCAACGCCTCGGCGTCGTACCTTCAGTAAGACCTCTTTACCATCTGATAGCCGAAGACCCAACAATACGTTGCCCAGAGCTGAGCGGTGAAGCAGCATCAGCGGCAGATACGAATCGCTTCCAATCGACAAGGAGGCCGACATATCCGGAACGGCGGGAACTAAACCGGTGATTGGCGGCGTCGCCCAGTTCGGTTGCCGCCCGTCCACACTGCGAACGTCTTCATTGATTCTGCCGAGCTCGTCGTGTATCGAAGGAACATTTTTGCCGAAGCGGTCGACGACCGTTTCACCCGTAAAACTCCCGTATCGAACAAAAACGGACCCTCCCGGACGAACCGCGAGATCCGAGGGAACGGCTGGGCCGGTGCTGCTTGGCCAGAGATCGTCTAATGCCATCGCCAGGCGCGCCGCGTCGTCATCGCTGCCCGGATAAACGGTAATGATCTTTCCGGTCTGCGTCGCGCCAAACTGGCCCGAATTTACGCAAAAGATTGAATTACGATCTGCTAAAATCTTGAACGTTGCGCGCTGCTCGATCAACCAAGGAACGATCGACGAGTTCAGACCATTGGCGTCGGCTGTCGAAGCGCTGATATGGATCTTCCAACCCTGGCTTGGGAGCGCTCTGCCTTGGCATTCGACTTGATACCAACAAAGATTGCCAGACCGACGCGAATGGACGCGCCACGAGCAGTCGAGACTGTCGAGTAGCGATTGTAATGCGTCCGTATATTCCAGAGCAGGCTCGACTATGCCATGCAGGGGCTGCACGGATGCGACGCTTTAGTTGATTTCCCTTAGGAGATGTGTATAGTCGTGATCACGCATCTCGTAAACCAACAAGTCGTGGTACAGGTTATGTAACAGTCTTCATGAGTTTCAAGAGCCATGTCACTAAGTAGCTCGTTCTGGACATCTTCGCTGATACCGAAAGCTCCAAGAACTGCTCGCGGGTTCGCTTTCAGCTCGTCAGAAAACTTCGAGTGCGATTTAATTTCCTTTTGGATTCGATCCACAGCTTTTCGAACATCGGCCAAGCTCGGGTAGAGAACGCCGTCCACGAGTTTCGTTTCTTTGTGATCGTGATGCATCACTAACTCCTTAAGCAGTAGCGTCGGGGTTTTCGCGACACGCGGCGCGGTTGGGCCCAACCGCGGAATTCTGTTCTTCAGAAATTGGTTCCTGCGCTTATGGATTCCAGAGTCCGCGGATTGAGGATCCTCGCTTGCGACCGTCGCAGCGTGCCACTCGTGACCAAAGGCTAGAAAGTCGCGCTCCGAGCCCGAGCACGGCCGCGCTTCGGGACTGCTCGTCGAGGAGGGTGAGAATTTACGCGGGAGCGCGTTCGCGTTTAGCGCGAGCCGTCGTAGCGTCCGCGCTATTGCGGCGAGCGTTTGTTGTAGGCAACGCCTTCAACGAAGAGATTCGCCGAAAGGCCGTCGTTAAAGCTATAGAGGTAGGTGACGCCGCCGGTCGGGCTGTAGCTGTATATGTCGATTTGGCCGTTGTCGAAGTCGGCGACTGCAAGTTTATTATTGTGCAGACTATTGAGATGGCCGTAGATGGCGGGAGCGATTAGCGGCGTCGAACTCAGCAGCTTGCAGGCCGGCTTGCAGCCTGAATAGACGTCCACTACGCCGGTGCCCGAACTACCGCCGCCCCTGACGTCGATCGTGACGAGGTTGCCCGACGCGTCGATATCGATCCCGCCGGGACCCGAGTTGGTGAATCCGGTCGTCTGAACGCCGCCTCCGCTGCAGCCGGCGAAGTATGTCAAGGTAGCCTGAATCGATGGATTAATGCCATCGGCCCAGCAGTTGCCTTGGTTATCCAGCGCGACGGCGGCGACTCCATCCATGGCCGGGTTCGTAAGATTCTTCTTGCAGCCGGCAGAAACGGTGCAAACCGAGATGCTGCCGGGCGTGCTGCCATTATCGAACGTGTTCGCTACCGCAATCTTCCCAGTCAACGCGTTGGCACTGCTTGCGTCGACCGGCTGCCCGTATGGGTCGCTGATCATCGCCGCCTCGGCTCCACACATGTTCGGACCCTGCCCGATGATAATCGCCCCGGCTGCGCCATCGGGGTCGATCAGGTTGCCCGCGCCGTCAACGGCAACGTTGTTGACGGAGCCGATCGAGAAGGGGACGGTGCAGATGGCGGGATCGTTGGATCGCTGTCCCTTCTTGTAGCCGAGGATGTTCGAGCCGGCGACTTGGCTAACGTAGATGCCGCGCTTGGCCGTGGCTGGCGCGGGCTTGCCGAAAAAGGGCATCGGTCCTCTGGTCCGCATTCCGTGTGGAATCAGGCTGACGCGTGCTGACGACTGCGGGTTTTGAATGCCCGTTGCCGGGCCTACGGGAGCTACCTGCGACACGCCGCTACAAGCGGCAAGGATCGCGCCAACAGCCGTAATGCCGAGTACGCGTTTGGCCGAAGCGGAAAGACGCATGCGTGTGCCCCCTTTGGGTAGTAGTGAGGACTATTCCGTGATTGGCCCTCGCGGTATGTCGTCGAGCCAAATTTTTTTTTGCGCTTCGGCTCGGACCGCGGTCTGCAACTCTTGCGCGTAGCGCTATGGCCCGGTAACAACTCCCCAGCATTGCTTGGAGCAAGCGCTCGCGACAGTGCCGTCGTCTTTGAGCGTCAGCTTTTCCGAACTGTAATGAAACGCATACAGCGCCGTCGGTCCGCCGCTCGTAATCGGGTGAGCCGCTGCAACGAATAGGTGGTTTTGCGGGCGGTCCAACGCGATGTTACGCATAATGTACGAGACCTTATACGTCGCCGCCGCGTTACTGCTGCCTGCAGCGAAAATCTCGATCTGCGCGCGAGAAACGCCAGGCAAGTTGTCCGCAACCACGATGTTGCCGGCTTCGTCGACCGCGATACCCTCGATCACCGAAGCGTTTTGGCTGCCGAACTTGAGATTCAAGTTCTGCGGCGTCGACGAGCCACGCGGTATTTCAAATACCGCCGAACCGCTGGTGCCGACGGCAGCCACGTAGATGTTTCCTCCTCCGCCGATCGCTATTGCGTACGGAGAACTCGGCAACGAAATAGTTTCCTTCGCTTTGTTTTTTCCGCGCGGGAAAACAACAATCGCTTTCTTCGTGATATCGGCGACGTAGATTTGACCGTCGTCGGATAAAACGTCGATCGGATACTTAAGGCCGTCCGAATACGTAAAGCTCGGCGAGGTCGCGCCGCTTTCGTATTCCACGACGTCATCTTCGTTCGCAACCAGAAGTTTGTGTCCGTCTAGGGATACACCGGCCGGCGCAACCAGACCAGACGTGATCGTGCCGGCCGGAGCGTACGGAGCCGCGGCCTCAAAAACATTGACGACGTTCGCCTTCTTATCCGAGACGTACAAGAGCTGGGGTGGCAGGTCAGTTCGCGCGTTTGCGGGAGCTGTCGCCCACAGTTCGTGCGCGAGTGGCGACCCTGCGCCTGAACATGCACTCAGTATCATCGCTGCGGTCGAAAACAGCGCTACAGAAAATCCGCGTCGCTCGCTCATGGCGATTCCTTTCGCCGGAGAAGCATGCTAAACTTTCTACAGGCTGTTCGAACGCGACGCATCGGGACCGATCTGAACGCCGCTTAGAGTAACACCTTGGCCGCGACGAAGAAGATTTGAGGTTCAATCGTTCCGATGAACTCCTTGGGAGCCACTCGCATTTCGTTGCGATTCACCGACCCGTGGAAACCGCGTCACGAGGACTAGGCCATGTGGCGTGTACTATCACGTCGCATCTACGCCCACGTCGTCGAATCGCTTCAGGTTTTGTGGTAGCGCCAACGCTCCCAACGACGAGCCGGCGGTGATGGCCATCACTTTCGATGATCTCTATCGAGATTGGCGAGCCGCGATAATAATACCAGATCTCATCGGATTCAAACGATGGAATGCTGAGAACGTGTCATCGGAAGCAGATAGTAAATCGACGTAACGGCATTTCGCCTGGCTTCGGATGTCGCCACTGCAATATCGCTCCGATACACTTCGCAGTAAAATCCGCCTTCCGGATGAGGTTTGAGTTCAAGCGCCCTAACGAGCCGCTCTGCTTCTTCGTGCATCATTCCCCAGTTTTAAATCATCGCTTCTAGCGCGCCCACCGGCCTCCCGATCCATTCGGCGCCCAACCTAACAAAGAATGGCGTCGTACGATCAGAGTTTTTACAACGCCCGCCGACGTGGCCATGGACGTCGGCGGCGGCGTGTAAGCTTACTTCTCTAGCTCCCACGCATCTTTGAGCGCTTCTACGGTCGGGCGAGCAGTTAACGTGTCGAGAAACTTCTTGCTGC contains the following coding sequences:
- a CDS encoding lanthionine synthetase LanC family protein, whose protein sequence is MIEQRATFKILADRNSIFCVNSGQFGATQTGKIITVYPGSDDDAARLAMALDDLWPSSTGPAVPSDLAVRPGGSVFVRYGSFTGETVVDRFGKNVPSIHDELGRINEDVRSVDGRQPNWATPPITGLVPAVPDMSASLSIGSDSYLPLMLLHRSALGNVLLGLRLSDGKEVLLKVRRRGVGVGKSENFQTVGLGQEFAVLQKLQPFDELAPLPVDYSCDRDFAILVTEYVEGRHYLELDFETQVRALSWLALRIAQLHSVGFIHGDVKLANVIARESNVRLVDFELSVPIDSKVGESRGTVGYLAPEAADRRTPAMDVYALGVCAAHVFLKIDPAGLAIGGGRIVGLLQQLGYPQAVRVVRELLQLDASRRPSAAEAAIRLRDLTPSSVQRTRGRDRRTRWCLRSAVEAGVATRRYRRDMGNGCVWKSETDQDAAPLHGINIGSAGILLGLMTIDEACRTRIFDEDIIRGAQHLESREPEPNANGFFTGNAGVAVALAVAGKRFRKPAFIAAAHKYLSKSLTVEGDFDLFSGSAGVLWAGCLLAQILDDRNLLDRAAPCAKSLIENASLQDKLYVWPSCDANEPPLTGAAHGSAGIALALSIWGKATGESDATDLAIETFDRLYRFGRVRGGSALRHRVGKSDAAVMVPSWCHGVAGYLWCMLSALGDDEQLKRAIDWCVDLCSSTRSIGSPVYCHGIAGELELWRLVEKYPRLYQRASGRSRTAANVLRLQLQRTGGLSIWASEDPRRLTPDLWVGFLGPATALALYSQNKPVPLLSGTWLTTCASDYYGT